A stretch of Lactuca sativa cultivar Salinas chromosome 6, Lsat_Salinas_v11, whole genome shotgun sequence DNA encodes these proteins:
- the LOC111914108 gene encoding probable galacturonosyltransferase-like 1: MIKFIPLSLLLLLLLLPSSAAPTLSISQQFKEAPQFYNSPECPSTDHTEDGSTVHVAMTLDAAYIRGSMAAILSVLQHSSCPENIIFHFVTSASSNTFLLHDTIANSFPYLRFNVYPFEDSVVAGLISTSIRAALDCPLNYARSYLADILPTHVRKVVYLDSDLVLVDDIAKLAATPLRDSILAAPEYCNANFTFYFTPTFWSNPSLSSTFDDRKPCYFNTGVMVMDLDRWRDGGYTTKIEEWMELQKRMRIYELGSLPPFLLVFAGKIAPVDHRWNQHGLGGDNFRGLCRDLHPGPVSLLHWSGKSKPWVRLDAERPCPLDALWAPYDLLKPPFSFDS; encoded by the coding sequence ATGATTAAATTCATTCCTCtctccctcctcctcctcctccttctcctccCTTCCTCCGCCGCACCCACCCTCTCCATCTCACAACAATTCAAAGAAGCCCCACAATTCTACAATTCGCCGGAATGCCCTTCAACTGACCACACCGAAGATGGTTCAACAGTACATGTCGCCATGACTCTTGACGCCGCCTACATCCGTGGATCAATGGCCGCCATACTCTCCGTCCTTCAGCACTCCTCCTGCCCGGAAAACATAATCTTCCACTTTGTCACCTCCGCTTCTTCCAACACGTTTCTCCTACACGACACCATTGCTAACTCTTTTCCTTATCTAAGATTCAACGTCTACCCTTTTGAGGATTCAGTGGTGGCCGGACTCATCTCCACCTCCATACGCGCCGCCCTTGACTGCCCACTCAACTACGCCCGGAGCTACCTCGCAGACATACTCCCTACCCATGTCCGTAAAGTGGTGTACCTGGACTCTGACCTTGTGCTCGTCGACGACATAGCAAAGCTTGCTGCAACTCCACTCAGAGACTCCATTCTTGCCGCGCCGGAATACTGCAACGCTAACTTCACCTTCTACTTTACACCTACTTTCTGGTCAAACCCATCGCTCTCTTCAACTTTTGATGACCGGAAACCTTGCTACTTCAATACCGGAGTgatggttatggacttagacaggtGGCGTGACGGCGGATACACGACAAAGATAGAAGAATGGATGGAGTTGCAGAAACGTATGAGGATTTATGAACTAGGTTCTTTGCCTCCATTCTTGCTTGTTTTCGCCGGAAAGATAGCTCCGGTGGATCATCGGTGGAACCAGCATGGTCTCGGCGGGGACAATTTTCGTGGGCTTTGTAGAGATTTACATCCCGGACCGGTGAGTTTATTGCATTGGAGTGGTAAAAGTAAGCCATGGGTGAGACTTGATGCGGAGAGACCATGTCCATTGGATGCTCTTTGGGCACCTTATGATCTTTTGAAGCCTCCATTTTCGTTTGATTCTTGA